In Synechococcus sp. UW69, the following are encoded in one genomic region:
- a CDS encoding BadF/BadG/BcrA/BcrD ATPase family protein, giving the protein MTLLAGFDAGQTHTRCRLSLVKDGLLQPVGEGEGPGVSHLDAPLGEQRFLEAIRTSAQHALKDHPTGVIQAAVVGASGIEQGTRLQQRAEALVGHALAISDGSRLGKVLVTGDERTALRGAIPEGAGILAISGTGMIVLGRGEDGHEHRCGGWGWLLDGAGSAFDLGHQGLQLTLRMADGRLPDHPLRLQIWNQMGCDSHAAVKARVVQNDFGTADFAALAPLVVEAASQGCSGAEEIVQRSAAALSNCISTVAQQLSLCSPLVVCQGGAITHLMGFRTAVQQTMRQSIPVARWGEAKGDACDGALLMAQDLTVRPR; this is encoded by the coding sequence ATGACGCTGCTCGCAGGATTCGATGCCGGACAGACCCACACACGCTGCCGCCTCAGCCTCGTTAAGGACGGCTTGCTTCAGCCTGTTGGTGAGGGCGAGGGGCCCGGCGTCAGTCATTTGGATGCCCCTCTGGGTGAGCAACGTTTTCTCGAAGCGATCCGCACAAGTGCACAGCACGCCCTCAAAGATCACCCCACTGGCGTGATCCAGGCAGCCGTTGTCGGAGCCAGCGGCATCGAACAAGGCACAAGGTTGCAGCAGCGCGCCGAAGCATTGGTGGGTCATGCCCTGGCCATCAGTGATGGCTCAAGACTGGGCAAGGTGCTGGTCACCGGAGACGAACGCACGGCGTTGCGAGGTGCAATTCCTGAAGGTGCAGGAATCCTGGCGATCAGCGGCACGGGAATGATCGTGCTGGGCAGAGGCGAGGACGGCCATGAACACCGCTGTGGCGGCTGGGGATGGCTGCTCGATGGAGCCGGCTCAGCCTTTGACCTCGGCCACCAGGGATTGCAACTGACCCTGCGCATGGCCGATGGGCGCCTGCCCGACCATCCACTGCGCCTGCAGATCTGGAATCAGATGGGATGCGACAGCCACGCAGCGGTGAAAGCCCGGGTGGTACAGAACGACTTCGGCACGGCGGACTTCGCGGCCTTGGCTCCGCTGGTAGTAGAGGCGGCATCCCAGGGCTGCTCGGGCGCGGAGGAGATCGTGCAGCGATCAGCAGCAGCCCTCTCAAACTGCATCAGCACCGTGGCGCAGCAGCTTTCGCTGTGCTCCCCCCTGGTGGTCTGCCAGGGGGGAGCCATCACCCATCTCATGGGTTTCCGCACAGCCGTGCAGCAGACCATGCGTCAGTCGATACCCGTTGCCCGCTGGGGTGAGGCCAAGGGTGATGCCTGCGATGGCGCTCTGCTGATGGCGCAGGACTTGACCGTCAGGCCACGTTGA